Sequence from the Deinococcus betulae genome:
TGTGGGTCCGGGCCTCCCTCAAAGACCAGGCCCAGGCCCGGCTGGGCACTGCGGGCCCGGCGCAGCGTGCCCACACCGGTCCAACGCCACAGCCGCCCGGCGCCCCACAGCAGCGCCCCCAGGCCCAGCGCCCACCTCCCCAATTTGCCCGCCACTCGCCCCATTCCGGCCACTGTAGCCCGTCAGGGCATGGGCACAAACGAACCGGTCCACAGCCGGCGCCGCTCGTGCTCGCCCCCTACGGTGAGGGTCACGCCGCTCAGGTCCAGTCGGGCCACCTGGGGGTCCCTTTCGGTGTACGCCGGCCAGGCGCGGCCAGGGTGCCCGTCCCGCACAAAGGATGCCCAGGCCGCCTGCATCCGGTGGGCCAGCGCGGCGCGGCGCCCGGCGTCCCCGCCGCGCATCAGGGTCGAGGCAGCGCCCATGGGCCGGGGCCACAGGAACAGCAGTTCCATGCCGTGCGTGGCGCCCAGGCCAAACAGGCGCGTGCCCCAGTCAAAGCGGTAGCGGTAGGCAGGCGCCGCGTGACCGCGCAGCAGGGCGTCGTTGCCACTGTGGAAAAACAGGTCTGTGCCCAGCGCCACCAGCCCACCCTCGGTGTCCGTGTAGGTCGCCAGCACGGCCCCCAGCTGCCCTGGGGCGAGGTAGGGCACCATCACCCGCGTCAGCAGCGTGCGGTCGGTGCGCGGAAAGATGCGGTTGGGCAAGCGGACAAACAGGGAGTATTCATCGCGGTTGGCGCCCAGCAGCAGCGGCACCGGCGCCGCCGGGGTGGCCAGCAGTGCCGCGAAGTCCCTGGGCAGCACCTGCCCATCCAGAAAGGGGCGGGAATTCAGGCGGCGGGCGCGGACAGCCTCCAGGCGGTGCAGTGCCCCCACAAACGCGGCGGGTGGGCGGCCCCACAGGTCATGGACATTGGTCCGCCCGATCCCCAGCGCGTCTGCATACGCCTGCGCAGTCTCCAGGCTGTTGTCCCAGCTGCTCACCTGATTGAGCGTGCCGCTTTGCAGGATGGCGCCGCGAATCAGGTGGGCGGCGCCGGGGTCCCGCAGCATCAGGGCCGCCGCCACGGCGCCCGCCGATTCGCCCGCCACCGTGATGCGCGCCGGGTCGCCTCCAAAGCCTGCAATGTTGGCCGCCACCCAGCGCAGCGCGGCCACCTGGTCCTGATAGCCCGCGTTGGGGGCAAAGCGGTCATCCTGAAACAGTCCGCCAAAGTTGGCGTAGCCCAGTGGCCCTAGCCGTGAATTGACCGTCACCACCACCAGGCCGTGCCGGGCCGCAAACTCGCGGCCATCGTACAGACGGCCACTGCCGGCCCGGAAGGCGCCGCCATGAAACCAGAGCAGCACCGGGTGCCCCTGGCCCCCCGCGGGCGCCCAGATGTTCAGGGCCAAGCTGCCCTCGGCCGAGGGCGCCAGGGTGACTGAAGGGTCCAGCGGTTGCAGCGTGTCCGGGGCATAGGTCTGGGTGCGGCGCGTGCCAGTCCAGCCTGGATGCGGGGCCGG
This genomic interval carries:
- a CDS encoding carboxylesterase/lipase family protein; its protein translation is MSLVVKTAAGQVQGRLVAVGPLRAHAWLGLPYAAPARGPLRFAPPAPHPGWTGTRRTQTYAPDTLQPLDPSVTLAPSAEGSLALNIWAPAGGQGHPVLLWFHGGAFRAGSGRLYDGREFAARHGLVVVTVNSRLGPLGYANFGGLFQDDRFAPNAGYQDQVAALRWVAANIAGFGGDPARITVAGESAGAVAAALMLRDPGAAHLIRGAILQSGTLNQVSSWDNSLETAQAYADALGIGRTNVHDLWGRPPAAFVGALHRLEAVRARRLNSRPFLDGQVLPRDFAALLATPAAPVPLLLGANRDEYSLFVRLPNRIFPRTDRTLLTRVMVPYLAPGQLGAVLATYTDTEGGLVALGTDLFFHSGNDALLRGHAAPAYRYRFDWGTRLFGLGATHGMELLFLWPRPMGAASTLMRGGDAGRRAALAHRMQAAWASFVRDGHPGRAWPAYTERDPQVARLDLSGVTLTVGGEHERRRLWTGSFVPMP